The Drosophila sulfurigaster albostrigata strain 15112-1811.04 chromosome 3, ASM2355843v2, whole genome shotgun sequence genomic sequence CTATGATCGTTATCCCGATGAATATGGTAAGTGGCGTATGGCAATGGGTACTGCTCAATTTAACCCTTTAATGTCACTCTTTATACTTAATCACTGCTCGATACTGACAactaattaactaattaattaactaaccTGTCGCGCTGCAACGCAACTTATTAGATCGGTATCCCATGGGTGTCAATGGCGACAGGGATCGAGAACGTGATCGTGATCGTTATCCAGAACGCTATCCACCAGATCGTTATGGAGACCGTCGCTATCCGGATAGAGATCAGGATCGAGATAGGGATCGTGATCGTTTGCCTTATCGACCTTTGCCTTATCCAGCCATCAACGACAACTCTTTGCCCAGTGATCTGCCCCACACGCGACCTTTTCccattgatgatgatgcaccTTATAGACCTTATGGCTATGGAGGTGGTGGTGGAGGTGGCAGCAGATACGGCGACAATCGATATGACAGTCGCTATCCAGCAAGATATCCACCTAGTCGAGATCCTGTTGGTGGCTACACTGGTCGCGATGCTCCTGACAGCATATTCCCCGATAGACGTTATCGTCCCTCTTCTATGGATCCCTCTCGATATCCCTATGCGCCAGATTCCCGTGCCCCACCTGGACGTTATGATGATATCGTGCACAATGCCCGACGTCCAGAACCCGAGTCAGCCAAACGTTATCCACCCGCTCCCTTGGCACCCACTGGCAGCGCCAGCAAGTACGCCTCCACTCCGAACCGCTTCCCTGTAGGTAACGAGCGGTATCCGATCGACATCTTCAAGTATGGTAATCGTCTAGGTGGCAGCGATCTTGGCAGACGCCCCGGTAAGTAGCTCACACTAATACAACTACCAGTCTAATCCGACTAGCCACAATTCTGATCACCGCTAACAGTAAACAATGCGCAACCAATAGTACCTTGTTACCATGAAGATCAATGGTATTACCTCGCGACTGATCGCATGGGCGTTTGGACTTGAACATTTCTTTTGCATATCATAGTAATTCTACagatttttttataaatattaaattttttttgtcataaaGTCAACCTTTTGATTGCCCAGTGGATGTGGCATCCATCGTTGTCTTTTAATATCACAGGtcaataataaagaaaagcgTTTTCAGCTTCGTTTACACTTGCCTTAATCCACTAAATTGTATAGCAATGTTATTACAATACATTTAGGTAGACTCAGTTTTATCTGCCTATTGAAAACAGCACCCATTGAGTATTTGTATAAAGAGGAAGTTCGTCTTACATAGAAAAACTCTTTCACATAGAAAACTTATCTACCAAAGTAAAGCTCTTGTTTGCATGACTAACAAGCGCAAAGCTTGGAAATTGAATAGCTTTGACAGCTATAACTGTTCTAATCCATATATTATACATTCTAAAAATGTCATTCACTGCAGCTGGAGCTTTCATTGCAAAGCGTACCAGTGTAACCACATCGATTTAAAAATGAGCTTAAATTTGTTCTCCTATTGCAGAACACAGCTGCATACTTTTAGTGCCCACTTCGCGATCAATGCGATTActccataaatatttgatttacatattttaatctTAATAAATTTGTCTTAGGTTTAGATCGCCCACCGCCATACTATGACTACGACTACGAGGAACGCTATGGCGATAGATTTGCGCCTGGCCCCTACGATAGGGAGTACGATGGACCGCCTGGACGACGACCCCTGCCAGGTGGCCCCTATGGGCGTTACGACACGCCTTTCAATCGCCCCTACGGTGGCGTTGGAGGCGGCGGCAGTCTCGATGATCGTCCCCTGCCGCTACCTGGCCTCGGACTGGGTCTATCGCATCCGCCCACACCGTATGGTGGCGGCTCCCATGTGGGAATTGGTGGAGGTGCTGGTCCACCGCGACCGCCCATCACCCGATGCGAGGAGAGTGACAACTTCAAGCAGATTGCGGCCAGGCACAAAATGCGACGTCACTTTGTAAGACGGGCACTGATCGTGCCAAGCCTGATACAATGCGAACGAGAGTGCATCGAGACCAGGGACTTTGTGTGCCGCAGCTTTAACTACAGGTTCGAGACAGAGATGCGCGATAAATACTAGCTACAAGTGCAAGCTAAGAATGCAATTGTGTATTCAATTTACAGAGACACTGCCTCCAGCTACGATGATCGCGACCGAGACCGCGATCGAGATCGTGAACGGGAACGCGAACGGGATCGAGAGTCGCCCAACTGTGAGCTGAGCGACAGAGACTCGCGGGAATTGGATATACACGATCCAGGCTCTTTCGACGCCTCCAACTATGATTTCTACGAGCGCAGCATTGGACGCAGCGATGGCGAATGCATGGATGGTAACTAATCTTTTGGCTAATAGCCCATGGCTCGCATGCCAATTGACAATTGACTAATTGCTCTGctatttgttatattgttatttgtgCTATTTGTGTACAGTTACCCAGACATGCAATGAGGAAGGCATGGAGTTTACTATACGAACACCTGAGGGTTTTCTGGGACGGATCTACACGTATGGCTTCTACGATCGCTGTTTCTTCCGCGGCAATGGCGGCACAGTGAATGTGCTGCGCATCAGCGGACCCCAGGGCTACCCCGACTGTGGCACACAACGCGTAAGTGATGACGCTATGACTACATTAATCATCGATCGTTATCTCGTATCTCTTatcgctctttctctttgaCAGTACGGCGATACGCTGACTAATATTGTGGTCGTGCAATTTTCGGACAATGTACAAACAAGTCGCGATAAGCGATACAATCTCACATGCATCTTTCGTGGACCCGGCGAGGCAGTTGTCAGCTCTGGCTACATCGGCGCGGGGTTGGTTTCAAATGACACATGAGACTGATGACACGTAGATCTTAATACAAAACATGTTTGTTTCGCTTATCAAATTTCAGCTCAGGCAGTCCCATTCCCATTGAGTATTTGCCGGCGGAGAATACGCTCAGCTCTAAGGTGCGACTGAGTATTCTCTACCAGGGCAGGCCCACCACAACCATTGCTGTGGGTGATCCGTTGACCTTCCGACTTGAGGCGCAGGATGGTTATAATCATGTCACAGATATATTCGCCACCAATGTGGTGGCTAGGGATCCCTACTCTGGTCGCAGCATACAGCTAATAGATCGTTTCGGTTGCCCTGTCGATCCTTATGTCTTCCCGGAGCTGGACAAACTACGCGATGGCGACACACTCGAGGCACGCTTTAATGCCTTCAAGATACCCGAATCCAATTTCTTAGTTTTTGAGGCTACTGTACGCTCTTGCAGAGAAGGCTGCCAGCCAGCGTATTGTCCTGGTCCCGCTGGACGCCAAGAACCCTCGTTTGGACGCAAACGTCGATCTTTGAATATAACAGAGTTACCAGAACCGCAAGCACTTGAGGGCGTGAATCAACTGGACACCAACCAACcggtggaggaggaggtgaTTGTGGTCAATAGTACCACAGTGAGCGCAACACCAGGAGCAGGTCAATTCAATGCCACACAGGATGCCGAGAAATCTAAGGAGACCGAAGAACCGGAGCAAGTACGCGAAATGATTGAGGTGCGTGAGAATCGACTAAACAATGTTAAGCACTATAATATACAACTTAACGATTCCCGCAGGTCTTTGAGACGCGCGAGGAAATTGAAAAGGAATCGTATCCACGCAAACTAGTAGCTCCAGTAGAAACAGTCTGCATGACGCCCGCGGAGTATCATGGCTTGATTACAGCCATTATACTGCTGATGATATTGTTGTTTAGCATAACGCTGGTGGCCGGTCTGGGCTACAGGTGAGTGGGCGGAGTCGACAGTTGGCTAGGAGTGGCATGATTCATCAGTAAATTCTTTTTTCGGTAGACGCTACTGGAAATCTATGTCGAAGAACCGCTTGGTGGACCGCAATTCGCCCATTCATTCGCTGGGACACTCGCACTCCTCGATACGCACTCATGAGCGTTTCACCGAAATTGGACATATGCCGAATACAACAGGTGGAGCAGGTGGAGGCAGTGGACATAATCAAAGCACATCTAATCGCGGCTCGAACGCATTTCGCACTAACATGTCCATGTTTGGTGGCTCATTACATAAGACTTTTGCCACGGGGTAAGCTTAACTACTAGTAGTCCACTCGAACTGGTTTACTaatcttcttctctctctttccccaCTTGCAGCAACCTGGCGCGCATGTGTCAGCTGCCGGTTATAAATCCCATTCGCTCTGGCGGTAATACTAATCATCAGTTCGAGGATCCCAGTGAGCCTATCTACACCGATCCATCGCTGTTTGAGCGCTCCAGGTAAAGTAATCTCCTCCCATGTGTTTAACACTCCATTACACTCACTTTGTACCCCATTTGACTTACTTACTATATATTCATGTTATCTAGGAATCCCCCTGCCATTACCACAGTGCGCaactgtaaatatatatatatttttttcaatattttattgttgtcattttgACATAACATGCTTAGAGTGGACTGCAGACGCAGAGCCTAACCTTGTTGCACCTGCCACCACTTCCGCCTGCTATTTGGCACTGGGTGGTGCACCAATCACCTTGCAGCTCGCAGACACCCGTGAATGTTGGCCACTCATTGCCACCAACTAAATCGAACATAATAGTTAGACAactaattatttgtttattataatttgcaaCTTACATGACTTGACTTGGGCTAACACGATTAACAAGCGCACTACGAAAACAATAAGTAAACTCAAGTATTTCATCTCGACTCTCAAATCACGTCTGACAGCTTCAGGGAATAAAAAAACTCTGATTTCAGCTCAGCTGAGCGGGATTTTTGTGTTGATGATGATAAGCCTTATCAACTAATTGAATAATTCGTTCATTCGTTCGTTCTTCTAACACGAAAACTGCATGTCTATTTCAATGTTTCCACTCATTCTCcgattaaatgaaattgtttcaCATTGCTGATTAACCAAACTCACCTCATTGTTCTTTTTTCTCCACCCACACAGATCGCTGCGAAGTCTGACCATGGTCGCCGAGTCGGAAGATAATCAAGAGGTCTAAAGTATGCACAAGAGAATTTTGCTCGTCTTCTTGTGATTAGTTTGTAAATAATCTACATAAAGCTGTTCCGAAAGCCACCTAACATGCTGCATACACTTTCCCAGATACAAAacttatattgatattgatatactcgtatacatatctgcatttgtatctgtatctctgcGTATCTTTGGCCCCTCTGGATAATTTCGCAATGGGTCTCAACAAATATCTATCGATATCCACCTAGACATAAGCCTTAAAACAGAAGAatctattaatttaaaacaagcaaccaaaaaataacataGCAAAGCATttaaacagaaacaaaaaaacataataaaccCACACACTaaacatatagtatatgcacacaattatttgtatacaACTAAgatataaaatgcaataaagcTTAAACTTATCCATACAGAGCATGAACTTTTTACAATTAACTTAGAATAAATGGCTTTCTTTGCTTCAgaaaaaacttataaaaaagGAAGAAATGATTGAGGTAATATATGGCAATTGAGGTTGTTGAATCCGAAACCTTATTTTAGAAAATCATTCATATTCACCTATTAAAAGACTTCCATAGCAACAGTTCGAAATAGTAAATACGAACATAACTAACTCAATATTACGTTACTTTCATTAAGCGCAGTAGAATACACGTTTCCAATTAATCTATTTCTCGTTTCCGGTCTAAAGTTTTATTAAGAGTTCCATAAATTCTTTAAGCCCGATTCTATATTCCCTGCTCATAAGCCCGATTTAAATTGGGGATATTTGCATAAGTCGGTCACGCTTTAATTGTTGGCCTTGATTTAGGTCTTATGTAAAAACCCTTTGATTACACTTTGTATGATATAATGTAGCTTGTTTATAATTGCATGTAAGTGGCGAATGTAAAAACAGTTTGTCTGGTGTCTGGGCCGAAAGTTCGTGCCGCATCGACCGCCCCAAAAAAGTTGTGAACGTGTTAAAAGACGCACTAGCAATGGGCCCAAAATAAACAGCTCAAAGATATTTCGATGCGTAATTCTCGCCTACGtgtaaataccaaaaaaccaaaagtaaAACTCAAATGAACATCAAAACTGAATGATCACCAATAACGATTTACAGCAGTTTACAGCCATCATAAATGAATTTCTAAATGAAGTTAATACTCCATATTGAGAGCTTTAATACAACTTGGTAGAATGCTGTCCCAGCTTGAACTGCAGATGCCAACGAAGGCATCTAAAGCGAGTGACGATATCGGCCAAGTTTGGTTTTTATCTGGCCGCATGGAAGCATTTGGTTTAATCATTGCGCAATTCTTGTTCCGGCATCGCCATCCACATTGTCATCGATCACGTCCAGAACTGAAAAACAACCATTACTCATGCGATGCTATGCGATGCATCGAAGACAACAAAAAGTGCCGCAACGGAAGCTTGGCTTCGCTTTCTTCTACCTGTCATCTACTGCCGTCTTGCTCTGGACCATCAAATCGCTCGCTTTAGCCATGAATTTTTGGGGCAACTGTTTTAAGCTGGTGCAGCGCTGCTTCTTCCGGTTCGCAGCGCACGTGGAGACCGCTTATGAATTGGCATAGACAAAATTGagacatttttgtttttcggtttatatttttgtttgtattctTTGCACTTACTTATTGTATTGGGCTCTCTGCGGCGTCGACTgagacgtcgactgcgaccgcgacagcgactgcagcTGACAATTGTTTCTTCTACTTAAAGCACGCATCGGTGCAattggcatttaaattatgcaacattCTTGGATGCACCAGAGACAATTTAAACGCGTCGCCATCGCTCCAAATCACACTAACTAGTGAACCGCGTAGCTAAGCGCATCAAAGGACTCGAAGGACACGCGATAAAAAAGAGAAGTGGAAAACGCGCTGCGGGAAAAGTGcaagtgaaaagtgaaaataaagatttatttgtaatatattgaGTGACAAGTGATTACTATGATGCACTGCATCTGGCTACTGGCcattgttgtggctgtggcctATGGTCGCTCGCTCCACGTGCCGAGCGCATACAACCCTCATCCCCTGCTGCCCAATGCCTACTATCCCCAGCCCTACTCCTATCCAGCTCCCTCTCCTTATGCCTATGGCTACCAGTCGCGTCCACTGATCTACAGTCCACCTGGTAGCTACTTTGACACCGCCTATGGGCTACATAAACCACTGCCTGGAGGTGGCAACCCAGTCGCTGTCGACTACGTAAGTTTATTAACTCAAAATAGATTTGCAGCATTGTTCAAAGTTAGGAATAATTATTGATTTggagaaaatatatataaatatgtgtgaaTATTGTGAATTGAATGAAACTTATAttgatatttcaaatgtaagtAATTCTTTCAAGAATACGAGACACATGTTTATTAGGTTCAGAAACATGTAATGTGTGAAgtttatattaaacaaattaattttgttaactTCTGAGTAGTTTACTAATGAAAGAATTGCTTATTatgtttcaaaatatttctgtatTATTGTGAATTCTTATTAATTCCTGATTCAGAAGAAATTTGAGCAAATTTCTCATATTGATAAtaatctaaaaataacaaacaaaaattaattaataagtattcacttttattattcCCTTTAGAACAATCGCTGCTCTCGTAACTATCTCGGCATCAAACCGCATCCGGATCAGCAGCAATATTATTATGTCTGTCGCCCCAACTGCGTGATCTTCAGCAAATGTCCGAATTTAGAGGTAATTGTCTGTCAGTCTTTAACCAAGTCAATCGTCACTTACCACTTGACTCCCCACAGCGTTTCAACTCGAGTAGCGGCAAGTGCGTGCAGCGTGTACGTCCCGATTATCCTGTTTATTGTGTCAAGGAGGGACGCTTTCCTTACGCCTACGACTGTAAGGTCTACTACAAGTGCGATGCAAATCTGAGACTGGAATGGTACGGTTGCCCATCTGGCACAATTTTCTCGCCCATTAGCAGCAAATGTATTCCTGGTGATGTCTGTCCTTCCACGGAAATCTCCAACAATGGCAGCTACATTCCGGAGAATTGTGAACTCAAGTTCCCCGAGTGCTCAGAGGAAGGCACATTTGTGTCGCCCACCGATAGTTCCTTGTACTACACCTGCAAGCTGCAACCAAGTGGCAACTACTTGCAGACACGCTTCAAGTGAGTTGTAAATCTCCAATCTGCTTATTCCGCATATTAATCTTTTTGTTATCGTTTCTCAGGTGTCCTGGCAACAACTGCTTCGATCCGGAACGCAAGATTTGCCAGCCTaggcgcaacaacaacttccAGAGCTACGTGCCCATAGCAGAGCTTGCCTACGCTCCCATGGCACCTTTCTATCCTTATCTGCCACAACATGGCAACCCCGAGCCAACTTTTGAGGAAGAATACGAACCGGTGCGTGAGGAGAAACTGGAATCAGAGCCAGAAGCTAAAGAGAGTCCAACTTCTGAAGTGGAGAATGCACAAGTCAAGATTGTGATACTGCCACCGAAGACAACAGAaaccacgacaacaaccactacaGCAGCTCCCACCAAGAAGTATCCTTCGTATCCCTATGGCTATGGCTATGGCTATGACTACGACAAACCCGAGACCCACAGTCTTGTCAAGGAAAACCCCGAGCAAGAGGCAGTGgttaatattgttattgtacCAACAACAGCCAAGCCACAAGAGGATACTACGAAATACGAGTACAAGAAATACACATACCCCACTCAATCCTCCTCGACACATGCCACTCAACCAACAAAGCCCTCGTCTACCCTTGTTCCGGCACCAAAGCCTGCGCTTATCGAGAAACAAGTTTTGCATAGAAAAATTGTCATCCTTCCTCCCATTACAACATCACAAACTGAGGAGCCCACAAAACCAACCACAACAACTCGCaagccaacgacaacaaccactaaggcaacgacaacgagcaCCACTAAGAAACCCACCACCCCTAAGCCAACGACAACATCAACtacaaaaactacaacaacagaaaagacaacaactccgaaaaccacaacgacaaccacgACTAAAGCTCCGACTACTACCACAACGACAACTCCGAAAccagcaaccacaaccacaactacaactccAAAACCAATCACATCTACTACGAAAGCTcctacgacaacaacacccAAACCAACCACAACATCCAAgactaccacaacaacaactttaaagCCAACCACCGGAGGAACTTCGCAAACGACATCTGTTGATAGCACAATTCGTACCACAAGACAGCTGACCACGAAACTAACGACCTTGACACCGTCACCTTCAACAGCTAAGACGACGAAGCCACCATGTCCCCCAcccaccacaacaaccacaaccaagcttccagcaacaaccacaacgactaCAACTCCTAaaccaacaacatcaacaacaaaagcaaccaCAACTACTCCtaaaccaaaaacaacttcgacaacaaaaacaaccacTCCAAAGCGAACCACAGCTTCGACCCACAAAACAACTTCGAAACttacaacaacttcaacaacaaaaacaactccgaaaccaacaacaactgcgacaacaaaaaccactcctaaaccaacaacaacttcaacaacaaaagcaaccacaaccactcctaaaccaacaacaacttcgacaacaaaaacaactccgaaaccaaaaacaactacaacaaaaaaagcaaccaCAACCCCTCctaaaccaacaacaacttcgacaacaaaaacaactccaaaaccaaaaacaactttaacaacaaaaacatctccgaaaccaacaacaatttcgaCAACAAAGTCGACTCCAAAACCGACGACAGCctccacaacaaaagcaaccacaaccactcctaaaccaacaacaacttcaacaactcCGAAACCAACAACAGCTTCGACAACAAAAGCCACCACAACTACTCCCAAACCAACAACTccgcaaccaacaacaacttcaacatcAAAAAACAACTCcgaaaccaacaacaacttcaacaacaaaagtaactACAACCACTCctaaaccaacaacaacaacaactcctaaacaaacaacaacaagactgACGACAACctcgacaacaaaaacaaccacaaccacttctaaaccaacaacaactcctaagccaacaacaacttctaaaccaacaacaacttcaacaacaaaatcaactccgaaaccaacaacaacttcgacaacaacagaaaccacaactacaacaactccgaaaccaacaacaacttcgacaacaaaagaaaccacaactacaacaactccgaaaccaacaacaacagctgcaacgaAAGCaccaaccacaacaaccacaaaaatagcaacaacagcatccaCAACAACTGTGAAACCAACAACGACTTCTTCAACGAAAGCAcctacaacaactaccactacgacgacaacaactacaccAAAGCcttccacaacaacaacctctCAAAAAACCCACTACAACATCAATAACTACGACTACTccaaaaacgacaacaactacgacTAAAACTCCAACAACAGAGcccccagcaacaacaaccacaaaagcatctacaacaccaaaaccaacaataacaacgactaAGACTCCAACAACCgaactgacaacaacaacgcctaaaccaacaacatcaactactACCAAAGCTCCTACGACAACAGaaagaacaacgacaacaacaacgccaaaaCCAACAACACTTTCGACTAAagctccaacaacaacaccaacgacTACCACGACAACTCCTAAgcccccaacaacaacagtaacaactcCCAAGCCATCATCAACGACAACAGTAACAACTCCCaagacaacaacgacaagaacAACACCCAGCGCTAGtccaacaactgcagcaacatcaaAGACGACAACCAAGCTGACAACAGCTGAGAGCACAATTCGCACCACGAGACAGTCGACAACTCAATTGGCCACCTCGAAGACAACTCCGTCAGcgataacaacgacaactgcagGCCAAAATACGACGTTGGTAACAACCACAGAGCTGCCACCGTGTCACAACTCAGGTATGTCCCATTAAACCGAATTTGAGCGCACACTTGCAATGGCAATGAACACATGTCAAACTCGATTACACTCAACCACCCAATTTGCAGATACAAAAACACAATTCGCATGcacaccacagcaacaaccacaacaacagccacaacaagcacagttacaacagcaacaacagctcaacagcaacatcagcaacaacaacaacaatcaaaacaCAGAACCAGAAACACAATTTGCCATATCAAAAACGAGTAGAAACCGTTTGCTCAGGGAAAGTGAGGCGCAGTCCCCACTTGTGGCacacaatttaatttccaGCGAGGTCAGTTTAGATTACGTCAATGACGAAGCAGCGCCCGAAGGGGAATCTCTACAAGATATGAAGCTCGAGGAGACCCAAAGCACCACTGTGAAAGCCACAACGCAAAGGCCGCTGAAAAAGCCCTCGACAATGTCTTCACTAGCAGCTGCTCACATCCTAAAGAAACTCTTCAGGGTTATATCGACAACGCCAGCTAGCAGAGTGTCCAGTCCTAGGGTGACCATTGCCCAACTGGCGCGACACAATCTGGCCACCTCTAAGCCCTTTATAGCGCAGTCTTTGCGGATGTCAATCAAGCAGTTGGCGACGAATCCAGTCAAGAAGTTTGAAGATGGTGAACCAACAAAACAGTTAGCAAAGAATCAAGTTAAGGAAGTTAAAGAATCTGAGACAATGAATCAAGTTAAACAAGTTGAGACTTCCGAGACAATAAATAAGTTGCCAATGAATCACACCTTAACTTCGACTGTGCCGCCCATTCTAGTTGCGCAATCCGAAGAATCAGAGTACTATGATAGTAACGAGTATGAACTAGACGAGCAGGACAACATGGTGGCAGGAAATGAGCTAATCAACACCACCATTTCCATGGGAAATTCAACTACAGCTCAGCCAACCAGCTTGCCAGTAACAACCACCACAGCGATGCCGTCGACCATaccaataattgaattaaaagcAGTGGAAACCACCACAGGAACTGCACCCATTGCATCTGATACCACAATTGGTATCAGGGATTTTCTGGAAACAAGTTCTAGTGTTCCAGTTCCAGCTATAGTCAATGCCACAATCTTGTCAGCTGCAGTTGTTAAGGGAAATGTGACTGCTGAAGCTGATAACAGTGACAACTACGTGGATTCCGACTATGCCAACGATGAGCCCGcagaggaggaagaggagccGAATGAAATTCAAGATTTGAGTGCCCAAAAGAGCATGCTTATCAATCTGCTGCGCCAAAAGCTAGCCAGAAGGCACATAGTCAATAAGGTGACGCAGTTAATTGCCTCCACCACTTTGGCACCCATTCGGACCACACCCAAGACCACGATAGGCACAACTACACCCAATTCGAATGCCATCAATAGCCACAATGTGGAATATGACGACGAAGACTACGATTATTCCAGCGAAGTGGAGGCCACAGCAGGTGACACTGCCATTAATCAGGATACTTTTAGGCCAGCAGTCAATGCTGGCAATGGGGCAACAGCCAAGCGACACTCCATACATCCAGCCATGGTCATTAGTCCACAGAAGCCAACGCATAAAGTGACTCGCAACGTAAGCGGCTTTGTGCCCAGTAGCGAAGGGTTAACGAGCGAGGCCATACCATCACCACAAGTAGCTGATAGATTCCCCTTTCAAGCAGTCAATCTTGCAGTGGCTCAGCAGCTGCCCAAAGCAGAATTTCTTAGGCAAAGCTTCAATGAGGTTAGCGAAAGATCAAACAAGCATAAATCAAGCAAATCAGCAAATAGCTtgacaaaacacaacacacacaaaggcaCAATCAATACGAATACActtaaagaaaaattgcaTAAGGTAAAGCCCATTAAGATGGCAACGACTCTTTTGCCGATGGTAAGCCGGCAGAGCATCACCACAACAACTAGCAGACCTCCAACAACCActagagcaacaacaacaacaacaaccacaacaattaTATCagaggcaacaaaaaacactgCTACAACACCGaccacagca encodes the following:
- the LOC133843193 gene encoding uncharacterized protein LOC133843193 isoform X3, producing MLAQLGLRVVLLATLASLSFTQSSAQTTCKNGLGRVLYERLPNQQLQGYDDDVVRDTAPPFRVLEKCQDLCLRDRTGTNNLVRTCTSFDFQPGSRITSFGGTSEYEESLCYLTSEQAGPEGIGSLMLVPNSVHFNEICLTSSRPERECPSRRYVFERHPRKKLKLPISDIKEITAANRSDCEDKCLNEFSFVCRSANFDSTMRSCTLSRFTRRTHPELMEDDPNSDYLENTCLNAERRCDGLAVFVKEENKRLGGPFEVDIFNNMTLEECQTMCLRAEKYFCRSVEFDDQSKQCILSEEDSISQKDDISISSSPTHHFYDLVCLDNQRANDYPDNSVTSHLFSSGRRPDTAFQRYRNSRLGGEFHSEITGRSLSECLDECLRQTSFQCRSAVYSDRFRTCRLSRYNQKDGMRIIYDADYDYYENLMLNVVGGGADGDGSHSGSDPKRPGDQSGSNWRQPNKHDDRYGPGSSSSGVGGPGSSLGQHGGPGGVNGGSGSNRLPPGDGIDYGRPYDRYPDVAANEYDRYPYGYGDRDRDRDRDRDRYPPDRYGGPGSRYPGPGGNDYGRPYDRYPDEYGLDRPPPYYDYDYEERYGDRFAPGPYDREYDGPPGRRPLPGGPYGRYDTPFNRPYGGVGGGGSLDDRPLPLPGLGLGLSHPPTPYGGGSHVGIGGGAGPPRPPITRCEESDNFKQIAARHKMRRHFVRRALIVPSLIQCERECIETRDFVCRSFNYRDTASSYDDRDRDRDRDRERERERDRESPNCELSDRDSRELDIHDPGSFDASNYDFYERSIGRSDGECMDVTQTCNEEGMEFTIRTPEGFLGRIYTYGFYDRCFFRGNGGTVNVLRISGPQGYPDCGTQRYGDTLTNIVVVQFSDNVQTSRDKRYNLTCIFRGPGEAVVSSGYIGAGSGSPIPIEYLPAENTLSSKVRLSILYQGRPTTTIAVGDPLTFRLEAQDGYNHVTDIFATNVVARDPYSGRSIQLIDRFGCPVDPYVFPELDKLRDGDTLEARFNAFKIPESNFLVFEATVRSCREGCQPAYCPGPAGRQEPSFGRKRRSLNITELPEPQALEGVNQLDTNQPVEEEVIVVNSTTVSATPGAGQFNATQDAEKSKETEEPEQVREMIEVFETREEIEKESYPRKLVAPVETVCMTPAEYHGLITAIILLMILLFSITLVAGLGYRRYWKSMSKNRLVDRNSPIHSLGHSHSSIRTHERFTEIGHMPNTTGGAGGGSGHNQSTSNRGSNAFRTNMSMFGGSLHKTFATGNLARMCQLPVINPIRSGGNTNHQFEDPSEPIYTDPSLFERSRSLRSLTMVAESEDNQEV
- the LOC133843193 gene encoding uncharacterized protein LOC133843193 isoform X4; the protein is MLAQLGLRVVLLATLASLSFTQSSAQTTCKNGLGRVLYERLPNQQLQGYDDDVVRDTAPPFRVLEKCQDLCLRDRTGTNNLVRTCTSFDFQPGSRITSFGGTSEYEESLCYLTSEQAGPEGIGSLMLVPNSVHFNEICLTSSRPERECPSRRYVFERHPRKKLKLPISDIKEITAANRSDCEDKCLNEFSFVCRSANFDSTMRSCTLSRFTRRTHPELMEDDPNSDYLENTCLNAERRCDGLAVFVKEENKRLGGPFEVDIFNNMTLEECQTMCLRAEKYFCRSVEFDDQSKQCILSEEDSISQKDDISISSSPTHHFYDLVCLDNQRANDYPDNSVTSHLFSSGRRPDTAFQRYRNSRLGGEFHSEITGRSLSECLDECLRQTSFQCRSAVYSDRFRTCRLSRYNQKDGMRIIYDADYDYYENLMLNVVGGGADGDGSHSGSDPKRPGDQSGSNWRQPNKHDDRYGPGSSSSGVGGPGSSLGQHGGPGGVNGGSGSNRLPPGDGIDYGRPYDRYPDVAANEYDRYPYGYGDRDRDRDRDRDRYPPDRYGGPGSRYPGPGGNDYGRPYDRYPDEYGLDRPPPYYDYDYEERYGDRFAPGPYDREYDGPPGRRPLPGGPYGRYDTPFNRPYGGVGGGGSLDDRPLPLPGLGLGLSHPPTPYGGGSHVGIGGGAGPPRPPITRCEESDNFKQIAARHKMRRHFVRRALIVPSLIQCERECIETRDFVCRSFNYRDTASSYDDRDRDRDRDRERERERDRESPNCELSDRDSRELDIHDPGSFDASNYDFYERSIGRSDGECMDVTQTCNEEGMEFTIRTPEGFLGRIYTYGFYDRCFFRGNGGTVNVLRISGPQGYPDCGTQRYGDTLTNIVVVQFSDNVQTSRDKRYNLTCIFRGPGEAVVSSGYIGAGSGSPIPIEYLPAENTLSSKVRLSILYQGRPTTTIAVGDPLTFRLEAQDGYNHVTDIFATNVVARDPYSGRSIQLIDRFGCPVDPYVFPELDKLRDGDTLEARFNAFKIPESNFLVFEATVRSCREGCQPAYCPGPAGRQEPSFGRKRRSLNITELPEPQALEGVNQLDTNQPVEEEVIVVNSTTVSATPGAGQFNATQDAEKSKETEEPEQVREMIEVFETREEIEKESYPRKLVAPVETVCMTPAEYHGLITAIILLMILLFSITLVAGLGYRRYWKSMSKNRLVDRNSPIHSLGHSHSSIRTHERFTEIGHMPNTTGGAGGGSGHNQSTSNRGSNAFRTNMSMFGGSLHKTFATGNLARMCQLPVINPIRSGGNTNHQFEDPSEPIYTDPSLFERSR